A window from Sphingopyxis alaskensis RB2256 encodes these proteins:
- a CDS encoding dihydroorotase: protein MELRPLHIANALLVDGDTPRPGSLLAVDGRIAAIDPADIPEGAETVDARGQWLAPGIIDLGVFATDKPAFHFGGITRAALMPDNGPLDGVGLVERAAKGGKPDLWVHPLAAATKGLEGRELAEIGLMKQAGARAVATGRARVADSGVMRRVLAYAASLGLVTIIHAEDEGLTAGAVATDGEMATRLGLSSAPAIAEAMAIARDLSLVEETGAPVHFRQVTTARGLDLIRAAKAKGLPVLCGITPAHLFLSDTAIGDFRTFARLSPPLRSEDDRRACLAAVVDGTIDVLSSGHDPRGPEDKRLPFAEALPGMAGAETLLAMGLNLVRDGHITPGRLFEMLAAIPACLLGVDAGRLVAGGEADLILVDPDIPWQVDAKKMATWAGNTPFDGMPVQGRATMMWKGGKRIR, encoded by the coding sequence ATGGAATTGAGGCCGCTCCATATCGCCAACGCGCTGCTGGTCGATGGCGATACGCCGCGTCCGGGCAGCCTGCTGGCGGTCGACGGCCGCATCGCCGCGATCGACCCGGCTGACATCCCCGAAGGCGCCGAAACCGTCGATGCCAGGGGTCAGTGGCTCGCGCCGGGAATCATCGACCTTGGCGTCTTTGCGACCGACAAGCCCGCCTTTCACTTCGGCGGCATCACGCGCGCCGCGCTGATGCCCGACAATGGTCCGCTCGACGGCGTCGGCCTTGTCGAGCGCGCGGCGAAGGGCGGCAAACCCGACCTCTGGGTCCATCCCCTCGCGGCCGCGACCAAGGGCCTCGAGGGCCGCGAGCTCGCGGAAATCGGCCTGATGAAACAGGCGGGTGCGCGTGCCGTTGCCACCGGCCGCGCCCGCGTCGCCGACAGCGGAGTGATGCGCCGCGTGCTCGCCTATGCCGCCTCGTTGGGGCTCGTGACGATCATCCATGCCGAGGATGAAGGGCTGACCGCCGGCGCCGTCGCAACCGACGGCGAGATGGCGACGCGGCTTGGCCTGTCGTCGGCGCCCGCGATCGCCGAAGCGATGGCGATCGCGCGCGACCTGTCGCTCGTCGAGGAAACCGGCGCGCCGGTGCATTTCCGCCAGGTCACGACCGCGCGCGGGCTCGACCTGATCCGCGCCGCCAAGGCAAAGGGACTGCCCGTGCTTTGCGGCATCACCCCCGCGCATCTGTTCCTGTCGGATACGGCAATCGGCGATTTCCGGACCTTTGCGCGGCTTTCACCGCCGCTGCGCAGCGAAGACGATCGCCGTGCCTGCCTTGCGGCGGTCGTCGACGGCACGATCGACGTTCTGTCTTCAGGCCACGACCCGCGCGGCCCCGAGGACAAGCGCCTGCCATTTGCCGAAGCACTGCCCGGCATGGCGGGAGCCGAAACCTTGCTCGCCATGGGCCTGAACCTCGTCCGCGACGGACATATCACGCCTGGCCGTCTGTTCGAGATGCTTGCCGCCATCCCAGCCTGCCTGCTCGGTGTCGACGCGGGCCGCCTTGTAGCGGGCGGGGAAGCCGACCTCATCCTCGTCGACCCCGACATCCCGTGGCAGGTCGATGCAAAGAAGATGGCGACCTGGGCGGGCAACACTCCATTCGACGGCATGCCTGTCCAGGGCCGCGCCACCATGATGTGGAAGGGCGGAAAGCGGATCCGCTGA
- a CDS encoding aspartate carbamoyltransferase catalytic subunit, whose protein sequence is MTSSTTRPASDYPPGGDAFRHRHLTGIAQLTPWEISYILDAAEEWVELNRSGAAKHDDRLAGLTIINAFFENSTRTLLSFEIAGKRLGADVVNMHAAQSSVKKGETLIDTAMTLNAMRADAIVIRHASSGAVQLIADKVDCPVLNAGDGRHEHPTQALLDALTIRRRLGRVEGLAIAICGDVLHSRVARSNILALTLLGNEVRVVAPATLTPPAMERMHVRCFTDMDEGLKGADVVMMLRLQNERMDGAHLPSAREYHALYGLTPQRLEKAKPDAIVMHPGPMNRGVEIDSSVADDHARSTITEQVEMGVAVRMACLDILTRRQRGVPGWN, encoded by the coding sequence ATGACAAGCTCCACCACCCGACCCGCCAGCGACTATCCGCCCGGCGGCGATGCGTTTCGCCATCGCCACCTGACCGGTATCGCCCAGCTCACCCCGTGGGAGATTTCCTACATATTGGACGCGGCCGAAGAATGGGTCGAACTCAATCGCAGCGGCGCCGCCAAGCATGACGACCGGCTCGCCGGGCTGACGATCATCAACGCCTTTTTCGAAAACTCGACGCGCACCTTGCTTTCGTTCGAAATCGCCGGAAAACGCCTCGGCGCCGACGTCGTCAACATGCACGCCGCGCAGTCGAGCGTGAAGAAGGGCGAGACGCTGATCGACACCGCGATGACCTTGAACGCGATGCGCGCCGACGCCATCGTCATCCGCCACGCAAGTTCGGGCGCGGTGCAGCTGATCGCCGACAAGGTCGATTGTCCCGTGCTCAACGCGGGCGACGGGCGCCACGAGCATCCGACGCAGGCGCTGCTCGACGCGCTGACGATCCGCCGCCGCCTCGGCCGCGTCGAGGGGCTGGCCATTGCGATCTGCGGCGACGTCCTCCACAGCCGCGTCGCGCGCTCGAACATCCTCGCGCTCACCCTGCTCGGCAATGAGGTGCGCGTCGTCGCGCCCGCGACGCTGACACCGCCCGCGATGGAACGGATGCACGTGCGCTGCTTCACCGACATGGACGAAGGGTTGAAAGGCGCCGACGTCGTGATGATGCTCCGCCTCCAGAACGAGCGCATGGATGGCGCCCATCTCCCCTCTGCGCGCGAATATCACGCGCTCTATGGCCTGACCCCCCAGCGGCTCGAAAAGGCGAAGCCCGACGCCATCGTCATGCACCCCGGTCCGATGAACCGCGGGGTGGAGATCGACAGCAGCGTCGCCGACGATCACGCGCGCTCGACGATCACCGAACAGGTCGAAATGGGGGTCGCGGTGCGCATGGCATGTCTCGACATATTGACGCGCCGCCAGCGGGGAGTGCCGGGATGGAATTGA
- the ruvX gene encoding Holliday junction resolvase RuvX, whose protein sequence is MITTAAPDFAAALPNGGRLAGLDVGTKTIGVALCDAGWSFASPDKTIVRKRFSADLDALKALVAGQAVVGLVVGLPLNMDGSDSPRTQSTRAFARNLAPLGLPVLLWDERWSTAAVERAMIAADVSRAKRAERIDSAAAAFILQGAIDAMTR, encoded by the coding sequence ATGATCACCACCGCCGCCCCCGACTTTGCCGCCGCGCTCCCGAACGGCGGCCGCCTCGCGGGGCTTGATGTCGGCACCAAAACGATAGGCGTTGCGCTGTGCGATGCGGGATGGTCGTTCGCTTCGCCCGACAAGACGATCGTGCGCAAGAGATTTTCGGCCGATCTCGACGCGCTCAAGGCACTCGTCGCCGGGCAGGCGGTGGTCGGGCTGGTCGTCGGCCTGCCGCTCAACATGGACGGCAGCGACAGCCCGCGCACGCAGAGTACGCGCGCCTTCGCACGCAATCTGGCGCCGCTCGGCCTGCCCGTGCTGCTGTGGGACGAACGCTGGTCGACCGCGGCGGTCGAACGCGCGATGATCGCCGCCGACGTCAGTCGCGCCAAACGCGCGGAGCGTATCGACAGCGCCGCGGCGGCGTTCATATTGCAGGGTGCAATCGACGCGATGACGCGCTGA